The Deltaproteobacteria bacterium genomic interval GTCGAAACTTTACGAAAATTCGGAATTATCGAACCCGCTATTTCTCAGGACGCCCTCGCCGAATGGTTGATAGATGGATATGTACGGTCACCGGATACGCTTTTCAAGGATATCCAGGCTATTGAACCCGCTCAGCTACGGACCTACCGCCACAACCATTACACTCAATTTACCTACTGGAAGCTCCGCGATTCGTTAAACCCAAGTAGCCAGCAAGTCAGCCTCGACGATATGATGACAACAACCCTCAATACGCATCAGTCTCATACCTACGAAAATCAAACTCAGCTTCTATTAAGCGGCGGCCTAGATTCTTCCTATTTGGGTTCATTCTTCCCCAGTTCAAGTCAGGTCATTGCCCAAAACGTCTCATATTCAATGCCGACGTCAAGCTCCTATGATGAAAGTCGGAAGTCACGCCGAATCGCCAAATCGCTAGGGTTCAAACTGAATGAGACGATTTTAAGCCATGAGGTCTGCGATCTGCACCTGGATGACATTCTGAGTTCCATTGACCATCCATTCATAGACCCATCTATTATCCCCACTTATGCCGCCATGAACGCTGCATCCAAATTGGGTCGTGTCGTTTTCACAGGAGACGGCGCTGACGAATTATTTGCAGGATACGAGACATTCATTGCCCAAAGAGTGCCTACAATGCCGTCACCCATGCATTGCCTTGTAAGTCGTGGCTCGAAGAGTAGGTATTTCTCACTATCAACACGCATCATTCGGCACAGAGCTGCTAGGCATCATACCTTGGTAAACAAGCATAGAATCTGGCTCTCGCCAGACCCGGAATTATCCTCTACTCGAATTCCCGCCGGATCGGCTCAGAGCCAAACAACAGAAGAACTCCTGCAACTCTATATGAATGGCTGGCTTGCAAGCTGCCTGCTGAGAAAACTGGATACCGCCAGTATGGCAAACAACATCGAAGCCAGGAGTCCTTTTCTGGATTGGCGCTGGTGGAATGGCTTCGGGCATCAATGGGAACAAAGAGTTCTAGAATGGGGTCTCAAATTGCCACTGCGTCGTGCCGTTAGCAAACGATTTAATGGCAGTTCATCTTTACGTCTACTCTTTGATAAAAAACATGGGTTTGGCTTTCCTGTGAATTCATACTTTCAATCCTCCCCACGCCGAGAAGAATTATTCTCCTGGGCCAACAACGGACAATCCTTTCTCGCAGAGCAAAATATCATCTCACCAACCGAAATCAGGGAGCTTCATCATCGGCATCCCGGAAGTTACTCCCCGAGAATGCTCTGGGGCTTAACGGTCCTTGGTCATTGGCGCCAAAGACTTGGCCTCAACTAAAACTCAATTCGAAAAACCCCGTTGGCAGCCGCGGCAACCAGACCTCTGCAATCACAATCCCAATTTATCGTGCGCAAGATAGGCCCAGTATTCCACTGCCGAGTGGGAGAAAACGATGACCTCGTAAACTCGTATATAGTTCCAGTGGAATAGGACCATGCATAGAAGCGGTCATTAAAACCACACCCATCACCTGCCAATACTCCACGCAGGCCGGGCTCCGCGTGATAATAGTCCTTTGGCGTTAGGTCTGAGTCATCCAACGCGACTATGGCTCCCGATACAAATTCAGGAACGAGTATCAAACCTTGCGACTTCCAAAATTCGTGTTGATGATAAGGCGAGAAATCCGGCAGATCCACGAATTTGATAACCCGGCGTGTCACCTTATCAAAGATATCAACTCGGCGTTTAAACACATCCTTCATATAACTACGCACCAGCCTATCTGCGCCTTGTGCACTGCACTCCGCTCCGAGAACAAGTGGGAATTGTCTATAAAGGTAGTCATTCACCTTTCCCGTTGCCAACTCGACCTCCGTACAAGATGCCAACCGGTCGTGCGTTATCAAAACCGAGTGCTCGTGATTACCCCAATTCATGTGGAAGACATTGTAGGGCGTCACTTCATCGGAAATAATATCTCGCTTACCGGTAGCCATATTTTGCCGCGATAACGCTCGACTGCTAGAATCCACAAACCACCAAACACCTTCGTTAACCAGGGAATGGTCTGGTAGCTCACCACCCATCTCTTGAACACGGTGGGTCCACTCGCCATTTCTACGTGATGCAAAGGAGGCATACGTGGAACCAAGGTGGGGCGTGGTCACATACTCATCACGGTAACAAAATGTTTCCATCCTTTTGTCAGGAGCAAATTCTGTGACTTCGTCCAACAATGCCACACCGTCTTTTGCTCCTGACCAGATAGGTGGTCCAAACGCACGGACATCCCATAGCGAAGTCACCACCAATGCAAACATCACCACGACCATTTCACGCCTGGTGAAATTGAGCCGAACCGAGAAGAATAAAAGGCAACCGCATAAAACAAAAAATGTGAGGTTTACCCAATGCCAGAGAGGAAGACGATAAATCACAAAAACGGTAAAAATAACGGCAAAGACCTCGGCGTACCTTGGAAATCGTTTATGAAACCCAACACAAAGAAAAGCCATCACCGTAAGCGACATCGACCAAATAGGCACGGCCAAGCCGTGGACCAAAACCAGTGGCATCAACGAAAGGAGCAAAACAAAACTAAGTAATCGAGAAGCTTTAAAGAGGGCGAACATCAAACCGACAATAAACATGCTCCCAAAAAAAATCGTAGAAGCGACAGGTCCTGACTCATCAGCCTCAACCACAAACGCAAGCAACAAACATCCAAGCAATGAAAAAATTATGCCGCGAAGTAACCAACGAGAAGCTGTCTCATGATTAAAGATTCGATAAAGTAGGATCCAAGACCCGCTCAAGACCGTCAGTAAAATCTCTTGCAGCGAGTCTACGCCCAGTAAGCCCCCGAGCCCGAACAGCACCCAACACGAAACTGCTACCACCGCTATCCCTGTACGCACCACTTACCCCTGAATATATTGTTCGTGCCACTCAACAAGATTGCATAAACACCAAAGCAACCGCCCGTAATCCTGTTTATTTGCCAAGTGCAAACCCATGATTTCCTCGACCATCACAGGGTTCAGCCAAGAGAGCTGCCGAACCCGATCTCGGTGCAACATGGATTCCAACCAGGGTCGCCATGGACCTTTGAACCAGCCGCTGTGTGGCATTTCCAACCCCATATTGGTCCTTCTTAGAATCTGTTTGGGAACAAATGGCTCGATGGCTTTTTTTTCCAAAAATCGACGCTCTAACACAGAACGAATACGCCAGCGATGCGGCATAGTACGCATCAAGCGACCAAGCCTTTGGTCCAGCCATGGAAAACGTCCCTCGATGCCATGTGCCATAAAAGTTCGGTCATTCTTCACCATCAGATCACCTACGAGAAAGTGCTCTAGATCGACGGCACTTATTCTGTCTATGTCGGAATGTGCCCGAACTCGGTCAAACGTCTTCTCAAACCAACGCTCGGGTCGTTCGGGCACAAAACCCGGAAAAATTCCTTCTCTATAATTCGGTGGTAGACAATGCCTCCAATGAACATGAGCGGCGCAAACATCCATCTCACAGCCGTCGACGATTCGCCGAGCGACAAAATCAAAGCTCAACTTATGGTGACGAACAGGCAACTGATGAACCAGCCGGGAGACCACTGTCCTTATGGCTCCAGGAACCCAGCGACGGTAACCACTGCGAAAAAGTGCTGCGCCATGAGTTTCATAAGCATTAAATACCTCATCTCCACCCTCCCCAGAAAGCAGAACCTTAACCTCTTGGCTAGCGATATCGGCCAGAATATAACTTGGTATCGCCGCTCCATCCCCCAGCGGCTCATCGAGAGCTTGAACCGTTTCAGACCATCTCTTGAGTACGTCTTCGGGACCAACCGTTATTTCTCGGTGCTGTGCACCCACGTGTTTAGCTACCATCCGCTGGTAAACAGACTCATCGAACGACTTTTCACCCATCCGAATTGAATAGGTTTTCAGTTTCGGGATGTGACGAGCAGCCATACAAACAATACTACTGGTATCAATACCACCAGAGAGCGTCGAACCGATAGGAGCGTCAACATCCACCGCATCCGCCACCGAACGCACCATCGCATCGCGAACCTGCCCAACCGCTTCATCAAACGAGAGATCCGTTACTTCATCGAAATGATGATCTGCAAAACGCCAAGGAGTAAGCTCGTCAATATATAAAATGTGACCAGCTTCGAGTTCCCATATGTTTTCGAATGCGGTTTGCTCACCGGGTATATAAGCCAAAGTTAAAAAATCGGCGAGTCCAGAAATATTAGGCTGAACCGAAATACCTGGCACTTGGACTAACGCCTTTAGTTCAGAACCAAAATATAAAGCGCCTCGATGAATGACGTAAAAAAGTGGTCGGGGCCCATAGAGGTCGCGGGCTAAAAAAGAACGGCCATGAGGGTCAAAAAAGGCGAGTGAAAAGTGCCCGACAAGGTCGCTCACACCGGCCGCACCGTACTTTGAGAGCCACGCAAATACAACTTCTGCATCGGATGAGCTTCGAAATTCATGACCGATTAAACGGGCCCTAAGATCTGCGCCATTTAGCAAGGCACCATTGTAGGCTAGGCAGGCCCCGCTGGGGTCGTTTCTCCGAGACCACGGGAGCGCCGCATCTTCTCGTAAATCAGTGATGGCCAATCGAGCATTGCCTAAGATGGCCGTATCTCGAATGGCTATACCGCTACCATCCGGTCCTCTGTGCGACAGTGCGCGGAGCATGTTCTCAACATCAGTTCGATATTCTCTTAGAGAAGAACGTTCGGACCTTCCATGCTTTGGGTATTGTTCCTGCGGTACTAAAAATATGCCTGTAATACCGCACACAACAATCGTCTTCCATGTGGTTAATATGAACAATCACCCAAACAAGTGCCTAGGTACCGAGGAAAAAAACTATCCAATCGATTCACACCAAAGGCAATGTCTGCAATCAGGTAAACCAGCGATAAACTAAATAAACCCGTGACCGCTTTCCATCAGTGTAGGTAATTCCTCTTCAATGCCATTAAATCAACAAACGCCAACAACTACTAGGCCTATTCCGGATACACAACATCCAAGAAAAAATTGTATAAATATCATGATTTGCACACTGAAAAACTTGTGCTCTCAATAATGGGTTAGCTAAGTAGTCTATGACCGAAACAAGGTCTGTAGCCGCCGGATTAGAGAAACAACAGGCACCGTCCGAACTGAAGAGTTGGTGTTACTCGATTTCCCTGACTAGTCTTACAAATCTAGTGGTATTTTTTTGAAGTGTTCGGCGAAAAAACACTAAGCATCGATGACCAAAACATATCGAATATTCGAGTCTCCACCTTCATTATAACTTTCCAAATACTGCAAAGATTTTTCATGGCTGAGCTTGGCAAATTTTGATGCTGACATATCCTCTTTATTGCAATACCAATTATCATAGGTTGGGCGAACATATCCGTCGCTTTCTAGCTTGTATACATCACCGCCAAAAACAGGCTCCGAAACATACACCCGGCCGGGCTTGCAAGATGTCTCAATTCGAGACGCAAGGTTTACGGAAGGCCCAATGCAGGTGTAATCCATGCGCTGGTCGGTCCCCAAATTACCCACAACCGCTTCACCCTGATGAATACCCATGCACGTAGTTTAAAACTCATTCGTTCATGGTGATAAAATAATACGTTTTACAACTCACCCACCGTTCAGAGCCCAAGCTTTGCTGAAACCCCCGTAAAGCCTTTGAGATCCGTGAACAAAATGGTGACTATTTTGATTTGTGCCTCGTCGTCCATAGCCACCTGCCCCGCCATAATTTCCTGAATCAAAGAAGTCCTGCCCCCACACTGCTCGCGCCAGTAACCCCGTAATCGATGATTTTCGAGATTCGATGGATACGCAACAGCCTATTCTTATGGGGATTTGGCGGGCACTGAACCCAATAGGAGGGCCAACCTATCTACTTCACTCGAAGCCGTGAGTTGGTAATCGCGGCAATCTGGATTATAGTTGAGGCATGCCCTCTCAGAGGACGTGATGCCGTAACTTAAAGGTCGAGAGAATGCTTAGCTCCCACCTGCTCCTACTCACTCTGCCTCTGCTCGCATACGCGTCTTTGTACGTCACCATACGATGTGCTTACTGCTACGACTGGGCGGCCAAACCCATGGCGATGCTTTGGTACTTCTTGCAGAATAAAGCCAATGTAGTGATGTTTGGGCCACCAATTGAGAAAGATGGCACAAGCGTACAAGAGATGCTCAATACCTACGGGAATCTTTTTTATTGGATTATGCTTTACGATGAAGAGCGTATGAA includes:
- the asnB gene encoding asparagine synthase (glutamine-hydrolyzing) → MLRALSHRGPDGSGIAIRDTAILGNARLAITDLREDAALPWSRRNDPSGACLAYNGALLNGADLRARLIGHEFRSSSDAEVVFAWLSKYGAAGVSDLVGHFSLAFFDPHGRSFLARDLYGPRPLFYVIHRGALYFGSELKALVQVPGISVQPNISGLADFLTLAYIPGEQTAFENIWELEAGHILYIDELTPWRFADHHFDEVTDLSFDEAVGQVRDAMVRSVADAVDVDAPIGSTLSGGIDTSSIVCMAARHIPKLKTYSIRMGEKSFDESVYQRMVAKHVGAQHREITVGPEDVLKRWSETVQALDEPLGDGAAIPSYILADIASQEVKVLLSGEGGDEVFNAYETHGAALFRSGYRRWVPGAIRTVVSRLVHQLPVRHHKLSFDFVARRIVDGCEMDVCAAHVHWRHCLPPNYREGIFPGFVPERPERWFEKTFDRVRAHSDIDRISAVDLEHFLVGDLMVKNDRTFMAHGIEGRFPWLDQRLGRLMRTMPHRWRIRSVLERRFLEKKAIEPFVPKQILRRTNMGLEMPHSGWFKGPWRPWLESMLHRDRVRQLSWLNPVMVEEIMGLHLANKQDYGRLLWCLCNLVEWHEQYIQG